One Phyllopteryx taeniolatus isolate TA_2022b chromosome 12, UOR_Ptae_1.2, whole genome shotgun sequence genomic window, CTGTGAGTGCAAGTTCTAGTAAGGTAGCTAGTCACCTTCGCTGAATGTGTTGATTCAAGGTGACTATCCCCCAAATCTATAACAGAATAGTGTTCTTCTAAATGTTAGGGGATTGATAGGGCAATACAGATGTGGATTTGTATGATAGTAACTGTGTTATGATGCTTGACTATCTACCAAATCATCAGAgaggtttgtgttttttgggtttAAAGGGACCCTAAAAAGGGAAATAGGATAGAGTAGGATTGGTTTATGGCAACGGCATTAAATTTGACAGGTTTTGTTATCCCAGACAATAGAAATTGTGCTTTGTGCTTCATGTTTTAGTATTGTTGGTGTTTAATTACCCTATTTGGTATACCTCACCAAGCATTCATATCATTCTTTAGCTAAGCAACACAGGTATAGTCACTTTCTTTGACCACATATAGCTGGCCTGATAACCTTGGTCTCTAATCAGTTGCTAGTTACAGTCACCTCatcaatgtttttgtgtgtcatgTCTTTTTTGTAACCCCTTTCTGATTTCCTTGAATTTTATTTACCAATGTTAAATTTTCTTTTGCTAATATTTCCTGTCAATTCTTCTACAGAAAATGTCCATTTTAAACTCCCCCTTGTAATAACTGGTACCGTTGATGTTTCTTTAGTAAAGCTTCTGGCAAGAAGAAAAGTACATCTAAAAAGCAAGGCAAGCGAGCAAGAAAAATTACAGTGTAACCTCTAAAGTCCAAATTGGTAGAATTCCAAATGGTACGACTTCAGGGTGATTGGACTTTGAAGTTTCACAGGTTGTCACGATCCCCCCTGTATAATTATGTACATTACTGGTATTATTTCTGGCTCAAGATTCAATATGTCCATGAAATAATGTATAAACTGAGCAATTATTCAATCTTACCGAAAACAATTCagatcataaaaataaataatatatgaattAAATCATAGAAACACCCGTTAGTGGACATTTTTGTCAGAtattttattatactgtatttttgtattgttgcaTTCGGTGATAATAGAGCCGACtcaattttaaaatggacatttttatttcagatgtcccattttttccccctcctttacatcctcttttattttttcctcaccGTGCGTGTCCAGATTTCCCTGCAGTTCTTCTCCTTGTGTCTGTCTTGTTTGTAGATGTAGGggatgaggaggaggcaggCCCTCTCCGCCGCTTCCAAAATTCTCGGGAGAGGTGCAAGTTCCTCGCCCCCTCCATCTCAGTTTCTGTGCCTGAGGACGACCCCTACCACTCCGACGAGGAGTACTATGAGCACCCCTTGTTCAGCCCAGAGTGGACGCACTCGGGCGCCCGCCCCATGGGGCAGGCTGTGGCCTTTAGACAGATTGAAGGTGAACCACGCACGGTTCCTCTTTTCTGTCTCTCAACCCCTCCACCCcttctttccttttctttcctgTGTTGTGCCTTCCTCCCAGCATCTCTCCACCCTTCCGTCTCTCCATTTGTCAGTTGGTCCgtcatctttgtttgtttgtgtgtccttGTGATTTCCATTTGCTGTAAATCTCTGTAAATCTGAGAGATTTCAGATTTGTAAAACATCATATTCTTATCATTTACTTCACCCAAAAGCATTGCTACCTGTTTGCAATCATGTTTAGTTCAACACACTGTAGGGGCATCCCATAAAGGAGGACAATTGTAATGAGATTCTGTCAGTGGACATAGGAATATGTGACTTAAGGTGGTTTTGGTGGCTATAGCAACAGGGTTATATACCAATTAATTAACAGTTGAGTTAGACTTATAAAGGTAAAACCTATGActtacacaaacacatgctcacaaacttgtggaaaaaatacatcaatCTGTTGCTGTTGTCGTTTGTCTACTCTTTAGTGGTGTGTTTGACTTAGTGGATGAGTTTTATATTGATCTGGAGTACAGCTTGCTTATCGAGAACAAAACTATTCATACTTGATGTAAAGTAAATTAGGATGAGGCATGGTTAattagaaagaaaagaaaaacattattttcccTCCCAAGAATGGTCTTTACAGGACCATAAGGACATGCACACTAAATAGTCAATTAGAAGTGCCATACTTGCCTAAAGCCAATATAGAGTAAAAATCATACTCACAAGCAATACACCATGCCTATGTGTGATGTATGTGTGATCACTTTGGATCATCTCAAAGTGTCTCTCCATTGGTTATGTTTTCACACTGCCCAAGTCTGTGTTGCCTGTAGTCTTAATGTGTGCCCCTCTCATCCTGTTTTTTGCGAAGAAGAGACCATGGAGGCTCTTACAGCTGAATACGAGGAGGAGgttgaagaggaggatgaggatgaggaggaagaggaaagtGCAGAGGCAGCTCTTGATGAGCAGCAATGGAGCGGGGAAGAGCCTGACCTGGACAGCCCCGAAGCTGAACTTGTAGAGCAGGCAGAGGCCGTAGACAAAGCCCAGGATCTAGAACTGGGACTGACAGAGGCAGCTAGTGCTCCTACAGAAAGCTCTATGGAcagagaggaggatgaggatgaggatgaggaggaggaggaagcagaggGTGAGGAGAGCCCTGAGTCAGGTGTGTCCTCCTCTCTGCGCACACTCCCTGCATGTTACAGCTTGTCCACCGTATACGATTGCCAGATGTGTTAAGGGGCAGGAGAATTTCAGCATTATTCAGGTGGAATGGCAAAACATTGGCCCCATGCACTGCTGTGTCTGCAAGGCAACACAGGCTTGTTAGTGGAAAAAGCCACAATACCTTAATTTTAACCTGTTTATATTGAAATCATTGTTATGCCTGTGTTTTcttattgttgctgttgtttgggGCTGGCTCTTTTGTACTGGTATGATTACGTGCTGCACCCGCAATCGTGCTTTTGATCACCAGCTATAAGCTTCCAGGATTGTTAACACCGATGGCTTGGTGCTGGTATGCCAGTGCATTGCATTTATGTAATCTTTAACCATTATTTCATTGATCACTCATTGGCAGAGGATGGGAGGGGATTTGATGTTGGCTCTCATTTTCCACAAATTTTCGACATCTTATTTAATTATTCAACATTTATCAAAAGACCAAGTCATCTGGTTTCGGTTTTGTCACTGTTAGTTTGTTGCATATAGTATTTATCTGTCATTCACAACCAAGCTTCCACAGTATTTCTGCAAAtgttatttgaattatttaatgACATATGGCAGTTATCATCAACAAGCATGTTCATTTGATCAAAACTATGTAAACATTCTTAGATATGCGCCccttaattttaacaaagaatcattgacattaaaatgttgtaatatACAATAATGTATTGCATGGATATCCATTccatgaatgattgtttgttttccatcaGTCCGCCTGACAGTTGCCCCATGCCGGTACTATCACATACCATGCCATATTTCTATCCATCTCTGACTTGGTGGACCTCATTCTTTCGCCGTTCTTCTTCAGTGATGGCCGTATCATTGTGCTGTAAGTTTCTAAGGAGAGCTTTGCCTGTTTTCCGCTTTCCCAGTACTTGGCCAAATGAATATCAGCGCATGCCAAAGCAAAACCTTTCATCTTGTGTTCATAACAACCAACTTAGAGATGTCCTTTCAGCTGTGAAGATGGACTCGGAAAACCCCGGAAGTGAGAAAAGTGGTTCCGTGAGCCCAGACAGCATCGGATCAGAGAAACGTCCAGAGGAGGTTTTTGAGCATCAGACTCAGGGGTTCTTTGCTGGAGAACGAATCATACCAGAGAGTCCCACCATGGATATGCTGTCGTTTGTACCTCCAGATGTTCAAACTCAAGCCAAAGAATTTGCAAAGTCAATCACCCTTCAGCCCATTTATGGTGAGCCCCTCACAGTGTCAGAGAAGCAGCCATCTGTGGAGGTAGTGGAGTTCAGCAGCCTTGGTGCCCCCTCTGATTTCTCTTCAATGGGAGTCAAAGTTGAAGGAGGAAACTTGACAAGTGATGCAATGTCAGCTTATTTTGAAACATCAGCCACTGATGCTTATGTGTCCCCCCAGGGTAAGGGTGAGGGTTATTATGAACTGAGCAGAGTCGGTGAAGAGAAGAATACTGTTGATTCCAAGCCTCAGAAGATGGGGTCACCAGTGCAGGAGAGTCGTGAAACACAAAACACTGTCACTCAAGATTTCTCAGTTCCTGACAGAGGGAATGAATGCAAGCTTTCCCCTGGTAAACTGGCCTTGGAGCAAAGGAGCTACTCCCTAAACATTACGATTGGAACAATGGATCAAAGTGGCCAAGACAGAATGAGGAACTTTTCACCATTGGCCACTGATATCATGACGTACACCAGTGGCAGTCTCGATGAGTCAGCAGATTACCTCCCAATTACTACTCCctctggagaaaagccacctcCCTTCCCTCCGCTAATTCTGGAGACTGCAGCTTCAATCACTTCTGATTCCTCATCGCCACCAAGGATGGCTGAAGCCATTTCAAATCCCAGCTCTGGACCAGAGTCACCTGAGTCCCCTGAGTCACCCCAGCCATGTGAGAGCAGCCCTAAGAATAACACAGTCATGGCTCAAGACTTGCCTGAGATGCTAGATCTTGCTGGGTCCCGTTCTAGGCTGTCATCTGAAAACACTGACACAGAAATCGTACGGAGAAAATCGTTTCAAACCTTCCCTGATGACTTGCTGGCTGGCTTTGTCTCAGGTGAACAAAGTCctggaattaaaaaaagtgacagTCAGCTGGAAGAGATGGGCTATTGTGTGTTCAGTGAATACTCAGGACCTATGCCGTCCCCTGCTGATGTGATTAGCCCAACAAACACTTCTGCACAGGTCTTCACCCCTGCTGTTCTTGAGGAGAAAGTTGCTGCGCAAGCCAGGAAACTAGCAGTTAGAGACACATCTGTGGAAGACAATAGCCAGGCTTTAGACTTGACtgtcagtgaagaaaaagagaagagtgaaagagagagaaaagattCCTCCGAAGAAGGTCAAAAGAATATAATTGACCAGCTAAATACATCAGTAAGTGAGCAGGTAAAATCGTCTGCCCTCCCAGGGGAATCGTTTGTGACACCCACTGTCACAGTGACTTTAGAAGAAGGTGGGAGGTCAGGAAGCGAGACAGAACGACAAGCCAGTGGCGAAGGCTATGCTTCTGAAACGGAGATCGCTGACTATGAGAGGCAGATCCGCAAACTGGAGATGGAGGGCAGGCCTCTCAGTATGGAGGAAGAACGAGAGTTACAGGAGCTTCGGGAGAAGGTGAAGCTGGTGCACCAGGAGGCCTATGAGGAAGTGGATGCTGAAGATGTGTACCAGTTGACCGGGGTGGCCAAAGACCGCATTGCCAGGCCTGTCAAGTCTTCACCAACTTCGTCAGTGGAAAGTAATATTGATGATGATAAACTACTTTCGCCAGTGCTCTCACCATCCAAGCTTAAACAAAAAGAACTTTATGGTTCCCCTAAAAGAGCAGCATCACCAGTGATAGCAGTAACCAAAGAGGGCACAGAGGAATCTGAGAAAAAAGCTAGAGAGCAGAATGAAAAAGAAGCAACTGAGGGAGAAATAAAGCCTGAGAAAGAGGAGACAGAGAAGAAAATTACAGAAGAGACAGAAAAGaaactgaatgaaataaaaggaagagaagaggaggaaaggaGGGAACAAGATACAGCAGAGAAGAATCAAAGGGAAGAAACTGAGAAAATGCAAATGATACACAAAGAAGAGCAAGAGAAGGAGGAAAGGGAGACTAAAGAAAAGGAAGAGAAGATtgagaaagaaaggaaagaaaaggaaaaggcGGATAGATTAGAGAAAGAGAGGAAAGAAAAAGGGGAGAGGGAAATGAAAGAAAGGGAAGAGGCAGATAGATTagagaaagaaaagagagaaaacgTGGACAGGGAAATGAGAGAAAAGGAAGAGGCAGATAGATTGGAGaaagaaagcaaagaaaaagagaggaaaatcagagaagaggcagagaaggaaGAAAGGGAGACTAAAGAAAAGGAAGAgaggattgaaaaagaaaagaaagaaaaggaggaGAGAGAAAAGGAAGAAGCGGATAGATtagagaaagaaaggaaagaaaaagaggagaaggaaaTCAAAGAAAGGGAAGAGGCAGAGAAAATTgagaaggaaaggaaaggaaaacagGAGAGGGAAAAGAGAGAAAGTGAAGAAGCAGAGAGGATTGaggaagaaaggaaagaaaaagaagagctgGTGATGAGTGGGAAGGAAGAGGCAGAGAGCATTGAAAATGGgaggaaagagaaagaaagtggGGAAATAGAAGAAAgggaagagaaagaaaaggagaaagaggaaagagatatgaaagaaaagaaagatttAGAGGCGAGGGAGATTAAAGAAAGGGTCGAGCAAGAAGAGTTAGCGGTGGCaaggaaagaggaaaaagaaagaaatgaaaacgAGTTAAGGGAAAAGGAAAATAAGCTTCAACAGGAGATACAAAATGTTGAAGAGACAAAGATAATGGctgaattggacaaaatcaaaccagctgaaaaagaaaaagaggaagaggagttaGCTGCTGGAGCAGCTGCGGTCAAGGAGGTCACTGAGACTCGTGCCGCCATTGAATCAGTGGTGACGGTGGAAGACGACTTCATCACTGTCGTCCAGACCATCGATGAAGCGGATGAACCGGGACACAGTGTTCGTTTCTCTGCTCCACCTGAAGCTTTGTGTATACCTAGTGGAGAAGAGCAAGAGGATTACGAGGATGAGGAGCAgaatgatgatggtgatgatgaggaggagtcTGTGGAGTTGGCCCAGGAGGCAGACATTGAGGCTGCCAGTTTTGAAGAGGTTTGTGACATTCCTGATACCCCTGCGTCTCCTGAGAGGGAAGCGCAAACAGTAGAAACAGAAGGTCTCACAGAAAGTTATGACAGAGATGAAACCACCATGGACGACTCCATCCTGGACAGCTCTTGGGTGGACACACAAGGTGaggccttttctttttttcttttttttttttttacttggattTGCTTTTGTCTTGTTTCCACCAAGTTGTATGGTTCACTTCAATTGCTTCTACCAAACAATTGTCTTTCGACCAATTCACGAAAAGCAATGTGTCACTCGACTCTCCACTAGGTGTTGTACAGACGAGTCGACTCATCGCTAATCATGTTTTTGGCTTCAAGAAGAAGCACACTTAGCAATAGTTGAAAGAATTATCtccttaatttatttaaattgtccTTTATTTCTGAATGCACAGCTTTGGTAAGTGAGAGACAACCAGTAAAGCCAGACTCAAACAGGATTTTGAACCCTTTTTTTGGCCTACACTGTCAAAGTGGTAGGAGAGCAGGGAATTTCACTGAAGATCACTGATTATTTGCAAACACTGTAAATGTGAAAACCTGCGGCTTCCATGTAACCCCTACTCTCCACGAATGTACTGAAGCCTAGCACTGCTGGCTGCATCCCAACAGCGTGGTACTGAAAAGTGCAATGCTGAGAAATACCCAACTGAACCAAACCCGACCGGTTAAAATGAAGTTTACTTCtggaatgtttttaatttttccaagaataacaataatgataacGATGTtctatattgtgtttttttggggggggggcagatgaTGACAAGAGCATGGCTACAGAGCAGATACAGCCCTTTCCTAAGGTGCGTAGTCCTGtcaaaaagtccactgtggtcCAGAATAAGCAGACACAGCAGAAGAGAACACAGAAGCATGAAAAGCCAGTCAAGCCGAAAACTAAGGGTGGGCGGACTAAAGGCAGACTCTCCACCCCTGAACGCAAACCACTGCACAAGGACCCTGTTTACGTCCCTCGAGAGAAGAAAAAAGGTTATTTCCTTTCCAGTTGTATCCCTTTTTTGACTCTCCTCAGCTGTGACTCTTTTGCATGTTGTATTACAGCATATTGGCTACATCTTAatgccacaattctgtcactCAGTTGTTGTACGTAACAGACTAAAGCTGGGAATTCATTTTGTGAATTACGACTGAGTTGGCACGCTAACTTTTGATTGAGGGCTTATTTCATACTATCAGTCAAAAAAGTGTATTGCAATTTAATAGTATCAACTCTAGAATCATACAGTGTATGCCCATCTTAATATAACTGAATTTGAGGAACTGTTGACCATTtgttaaaacaattgtttttgatGCACATTCTGTTCAGTGGTTCGACCTTCAATTGTTGACGTCTTTCTGCTTATGTGGCCCTGCGACCGATTAATATAGCTGTGATAAAGAAGACTGACTTTACCAAAAAAATGGAAGCTCAAACTCTGTCCCCGTCCAAGAGGATTGGACCGAAACAAGCTGTCCGCCAGACCCGTCCCACCCAGCATCATTCCTGTCCTAGAAGGAGACCCACAGGTGATTACTTCTACTGTCGTGCATTTCTGCAGCGCCACGTCCAGCAATATCTTCCATTTGGTGTTAGAATAAAATGCTTTTTAGGTTATATATGTTTGTGAAGAAGCTTGGTCATTCAGCTCATGGCAATAACCAAAAGTGTCTATCGACCTTTTAGTGATTACTGGGTATCCtgagtttttttcctttatcAATTTGTACATGCTCTTTTAAACTGATTTAATTAGGTCAGTTAAAAGTTAGTTAAGAGTCGAGAAGATATCAAATTCAACTACCTCGAAatcagtgctgtgaaaaactgACACGTCTCAGTACTCATGTTTTGCATAttggttccttttttttttacatcatgtatgttttttttttactttttgttataATAAAAAGTCTTGTGTTATCTTTTTATttggcttcatttgtgtcttcatcttttttcttgtttttcactGTACTTTCTTTTGCACCCACACACTTTTTCACCGGCCTAATGCACAATATATTCTGTATGCTTCTCTCCAATACATAAATGCAATATGTATGATGTATTTCTTGTTTAaaagtcccatattttggctatttagacctccgtagactgactctctaacatggactcagtataaaagtgtccatttcatttaaaaaaacaccttgattCTGTCAcgatgagtgtccagaaaaggcccctctgtcAGCTTCTTCTGTTTGACGTGCTTGgttcatatttggctaagacttcCCCCTTTCCTCCAATTGGTTGCCTTAAGAGAAATTCGAAcaacctgatttcaggcctctcggcagaaaaacgtctcgAACCcaggaatgtgtggatgattctaattcatatttcatgtttactgaggcaccgtaGAGACTATATTACATCTAGatactagaaaaaaaatactagaaaaatttggtttggcaaaatatgtcccctttaagcaCTGACCTATGGACTGTATTATACAGTTTATTTTGTAGATTTGGAGACACATTGTTCTTATTCAAAATGTTCGTCTCACTCTTTGCATGAATTTGTTTATGTATTCAAGTGTTATTGACATATATTCTTTGTCTTTTAGAGCAACTTTCTGACAGTCGTCAGCCGCTCACAGTTGCACGGCGGTCTTGCGACAGGGCGTTGGTGAGTAAATTCCATTAGCCCTAACAAGGCAGTGACCTCTGGCACCAAGACCATTTAAAGACATTCAGattatattttgtgtgtattattgatattttaaaagTATGTAATGTTTCAAATTCCAATTGCCCTTCTTAAATATGATTTGGGTTCCCAGTTTCTTGTCAGTATTTGCATCCTTTATACTTGAGGATCCTCACGTTTCTTAATGCAGACCACCCCGTGACCAAACTGGAAAACAGGTTGACAGACTTCTTGTGTGCGCAACAATAACTACAATAACTACGGGCTGATGACATGATGCAGTTAACAAACTGCTGAGTTGAGATTATCGTTAGCTTGCACAAATGCAACGTTAGAGGAGAGTAACACATTCTCTAATTTCTATCGAATATTCCCTGCTTGTTGTTGGCTAACGACAGACATATAACATTCACATAATTTACTACTTTTAGGTCACagtatgttgtgttttattatGAATAAAAGTTACgcagctaatgttagcatatAGACACATTACATACCTTTgtagtcacatactgtatgtaagatAAAGCATACAGCTTAAAACCTTTGTCCATTTTTGTGGCAAGTGTCAGATGTCGCCCTGCAAATGCAAAGGACATCCGATATGGTCATCTTTGCTATCTCTTGGAGACATCTTatgaaaaacaaagacattgtAGCTGCTTTGTCCCGGTCTCCTGTCATAGGGCTCCGCTGGTGACCTGGACCGGAAGAAAGTGCTTTGACCTCGTCTCATTTCTCGGTTTGCAAATTCCTAGGTCCCTTGTCCTTGCTCCTTTCGTGTCGCTTTCAATGTAAATGCAAAGGAGCAAGGATAGTTGCAATTAAAAGACTTGAGATGAGCCCTTTGTCTTGTTTTGCCAAAAGCGAAAGTTGATAACCCCTATTAGTCGCAGATCAAGTGCTGTTCCAATTCAAAGCTCGGGTTTTGCCAAGAATGGTCAACCAACAGGACGTAAGTGAAACAGACTCATGTACAGTGTACACTAAAGTATTTTGTCAAGTGTTGGTCAAAATGCCGGTTATTTTATGGCCTTCCATTTTGGCATCAGGCATGTGTGTTCGATTGCCAGCTGTCCTAGCACACATTAAATCATAACGTCAAGTAGGCTAGTGTTCCAATAATTCTAAATGGCCCGACTGGAAAGCTTCAAACCTTTGACAGAACTGCACTAGAGCCATTGAAGACCATAACCAAAGGGACAAAGTTGATGTTTGTTTTAGCCTTTGATTCACTCTCAAACTGTGTTTGAGGTCACAGAAAAGGGACTTCATAGAGTATGCATCAGTGTGCATTGTTATGTCCTTAAAGGagccagtgttttttgtttgcttgtttgttttaatcTGTTAcagatgattatttatttttagtatcaTTGGTATTGTTATGTTGTGAGCATAGCATCACTGgtaaggtttttatttttcttattgttaTTACCATCAACTGATGCATCAAATAGAGAAAGCCAATTTTGTTGTGTGAATATTTTATATGATTTTGAATTTGCTACATTATTTCATACAATGGCTGTGCTGACTTCACAGTTAATGGGGTTTGTTCGCAGTGATTCATTTGAAGTCACAGAGTAGGTGTTAAATCATCCTGTGACATTTTGGCACCGACTATTTCACTCCTCTGACATCATAATGACAGTTATTGTGTCCAAATAACAGCATTTATGCATATCACAAATTGTGCTCAACTTTGTGTTTTGCTTTATGTTTACAGTCTTCTAGTTTTACTGTCATCCTTATCCGTTGTTAATCTCAAAGCAGCAGATTTAGCATGAGAGCTGGTTCAGATTTCATGTTccagctatttttatttttattcaccaaaaataaaacttaatgAATCAGCTCTACAAACACTTGATCTGATATATTTGATCATTCATGTGGAAGCAGTGTTATTTTCACCCATGTCATCCTGTGCTCTGTGTTTTGGTGTTGTGCCACTCACTCCCCCGGGACTCATTTGTCTGCCATTTCAGTGCCATGCTCAGCATATTTCCCTaacaaagacacacaccttcatGTCCACAATGGTTACCTCATTAAATGGACCTCATCCATCCTCAGGATCAGTAATTGCAACTCTCATAGCCAAGGTAGGTGGATGGTAATGTGGCAGTCGAACTGCAAGGATTTACgaggaaaataaattatattcatattttttttttttttaaaggctacTGTAAACCAGCTACCTAAAGTGTCACtagctaaataaatattttgttttattttgtgtttcacaGGATGGTAGATCACAAAGTCCTGACAAGAGAACTTCTGTGCCGCGGCAAGCCTCCTCTCTTAGTCGCCGCGGATACCATGAGGACAGTTCAACCTCCATCACCAGCTCTGGTTCAACAGCACCCCGCAGACCCACAAGTAGGCTGTCATTCCTCTAATGTTGTCTTTCCCAAACCTGTTCGGCTCATAACCCAAATTACAAATTTGGTTGGTCCCCAGgatccaaatttgtctgaataaTAATTTGTCTCTCTATTGAGTGTACAGTGTTCCTTCGCGAATGACGGAGTGCTGCCGCCAATAGCGAATCTGCAAGTAACTGGTCCCACCCAAAAAGATATATGCTGTATTTGTCTATGGATGCCGcaggatggcagcaaagcactacatgaagcCCCTCAGTTTACTTCAACTTAGTTACTTGGCACCGGAATggcacaagatggtgccaaagcaatactgtttTGAGACACGCCTTTGGACTTAGGACAAAATCAGCGAATATGTGAATTCGCAAATGCCGATTTGTGGGGGGGGTCACTGTAAAAGATTGTTTGAAAAAATCTTGCTACAATTTGTCGACAAACAATCCCCGTCTTGTTTTGCCCGTTTGTCCTCTTTCAGCTTGCCGTGCTGTGATGAGGGCAGAGCAAAGGACAGGTCGAGCTCCCAGTATGACAGGTAGAGAGAATTCAGTATTTTTAGCATATTACCACAAGGAGTTCTTCGTTCCGTTGTTTGTACCGTTCCTATGGTGTTGACATAACCCACATTTTCCCATAGTCATATCATAAACCTACACTAACACATTTGTAGtcataattacattacattttgtatGAAATACACTGCTGGGaccttaaataaaaacatttaaattaaaacagttaGTAAAGACGGTAAATGAGCGTTCCTTCTTTTGCCATgtgatgacatactgtatttttatgctGCTGCACAAATTAGTTCATCGCATGCTGCCCGTAACCTAGAAACATCGTATGTTAGTATCACTGTAAATGGAGGACATCCTGTATTGCGCAGAAATAGCTTTACAGGCTTTATCCTTAGATTTCTCCCCAACAGTCTCAGAGCCGCTGCGCTCTCGCTCAGCCCGCAGTGGCCACTCCACACCACGGACCCCCGGCTCTAGCGCCATGACCCCTGGCACCCCTCCCAGCTGCTCATCATCCTCAAGAACTCCCGGAACCCCTCGTTCCCTCAGCGTGATGTCCCAGGAGAGGAAGGTGGCTGTGGCCCGGACCCCGCCCAAGTCCCCTGCCACCACTCCCAAGCAGCTCCGACTCCTCAACCAACCTTTACCTGACTTCAAGAAGGTCCGGTCCAAAGTTGGCTCCATAGACAATATCAAGTATCAGCCCAAAAGTGGACAGGTAACACTACCATTTACGTCACGCTGTATCCACCTCTCTGTAACTACTACTTATTTCTTTAGGACTGTAGGAGCTATTTTAGTCATAATGTAGGTTTTAGACTTTTCGTTTTACTCTCCTTTATGTTTTCCTTCCATCTTCCTTT contains:
- the map2 gene encoding microtubule-associated protein 2 isoform X7, translating into MADDRQPEDSASQWDPSGGQEPTGTHGANGFSSSSYRTCQTSGTHATSAPFSSRENGFNGELTGAHAITAEQVSARIVQEVTAEAVAVLKGEQESQRLPSVEDTTNLPPSPPPSPAAEQFGPLEQAVKMDSENPGSEKSGSVSPDSIGSEKRPEEVFEHQTQGFFAGERIIPESPTMDMLSFVPPDVQTQAKEFAKSITLQPIYGEPLTVSEKQPSVEVVEFSSLGAPSDFSSMGVKVEGGNLTSDAMSAYFETSATDAYVSPQGKGEGYYELSRVGEEKNTVDSKPQKMGSPVQESRETQNTVTQDFSVPDRGNECKLSPGKLALEQRSYSLNITIGTMDQSGQDRMRNFSPLATDIMTYTSGSLDESADYLPITTPSGEKPPPFPPLILETAASITSDSSSPPRMAEAISNPSSGPESPESPESPQPCESSPKNNTVMAQDLPEMLDLAGSRSRLSSENTDTEIVRRKSFQTFPDDLLAGFVSGEQSPGIKKSDSQLEEMGYCVFSEYSGPMPSPADVISPTNTSAQVFTPAVLEEKVAAQARKLAVRDTSVEDNSQALDLTVSEEKEKSERERKDSSEEGQKNIIDQLNTSVSEQVKSSALPGESFVTPTVTVTLEEGGRSGSETERQASGEGYASETEIADYERQIRKLEMEGRPLSMEEERELQELREKVKLVHQEAYEEVDAEDVYQLTGVAKDRIARPVKSSPTSSVESNIDDDKLLSPVLSPSKLKQKELYGSPKRAASPVIAVTKEGTEESEKKAREQNEKEATEGEIKPEKEETEKKITEETEKKLNEIKGREEEERREQDTAEKNQREETEKMQMIHKEEQEKEERETKEKEEKIEKERKEKEKADRLEKERKEKGEREMKEREEADRLEKEKRENVDREMREKEEADRLEKESKEKERKIREEAEKEERETKEKEERIEKEKKEKEEREKEEADRLEKERKEKEEKEIKEREEAEKIEKERKGKQEREKRESEEAERIEEERKEKEELVMSGKEEAESIENGRKEKESGEIEEREEKEKEKEERDMKEKKDLEAREIKERVEQEELAVARKEEKERNENELREKENKLQQEIQNVEETKIMAELDKIKPAEKEKEEEELAAGAAAVKEVTETRAAIESVVTVEDDFITVVQTIDEADEPGHSVRFSAPPEALCIPSGEEQEDYEDEEQNDDGDDEEESVELAQEADIEAASFEEVCDIPDTPASPEREAQTVETEGLTESYDRDETTMDDSILDSSWVDTQDDDKSMATEQIQPFPKVRSPVKKSTVVQNKQTQQKRTQKHEKPVKPKTKGGRTKGRLSTPERKPLHKDPVYVPREKKKAVIKKTDFTKKMEAQTLSPSKRIGPKQAVRQTRPTQHHSCPRRRPTEQLSDSRQPLTVARRSCDRALDGRSQSPDKRTSVPRQASSLSRRGYHEDSSTSITSSGSTAPRRPTTCRAVMRAEQRTGRAPSMTVSEPLRSRSARSGHSTPRTPGSSAMTPGTPPSCSSSSRTPGTPRSLSVMSQERKVAVARTPPKSPATTPKQLRLLNQPLPDFKKVRSKVGSIDNIKYQPKSGQTHKEQIMAAEAKLKASSWIWNSVLRVISFTLCLSAAHSMTWTQGLLNHILNKKLDFRYMQSKCSSKDNLKQPPSGGNVLIPSVKLDYSHVQSRCGSLDRRGYSAGGGNIQIQNKKIDLSHVTSKCGSLDNIHHRPGGGNIRIESVKLDFKDKAQAKVGSLDNAHHTPGGGRVTIESHRLTFRDHAKARVDHGAEIIVRSPGRSRSMSPHRHRDSHVSSSGSLNMLESPQLATLAEDITAALAKQGL